The nucleotide window AAATTGAATTGTTGCATCAGCACTGCCATTTTTATGCACTCTCAAATTGGCTGTTCCTGTCGCACAACCTCCAAGAATGATAAAACATATCAATAAAAGTAGCCGGTATCGCATTTTAGACGCCCCTTTATCAACTTACAATACAGCTAAAAGACTGTTATTTGTATTGTTGCATTAGTATACCCGGTATTCTCTTGTTTTATGGGGGTGAAGATTATACTGTAGGTAACGTAATGGTAGCTTCTGTACCGACTCCTGGTTGGCTTTTATACATCAGTGTTCCGTTCATTGTGTTAATAATACGCAAAGAGACCAATGTCCCGAGTCCAGTTCCCTGGTCTTTCGTTGTGTAAAACAATGTTCCGATTCTTTTAAGCTGCTCGGTGGTCATCCCTTTCCCAGTGTCCACAATTCGAATTTCAACACCACTTTTTACAGCAGCAGTTGCAACAACTACACCTCCTGATGAGGTAGCTTCAATGGCATTTTTAATAATATTCAATAATGCTTGTTTCAACTGATCTGCATCGGTCTCAAGAAGTGGATTTGCCCCAATTTTAACTTGTAAAGAAATTCCTTTGTTCATAGCTAATGGTTCTAGCAATATACAAACCTCATTTAATACAATATCTAAACAAAAACGCCTTTTTTCTTGAAATTGTGGTTTGGCAAAATTAAGATAGTCGCTAATAATCTTTTCTGCTCGTTCTACTTCACTCAGCACAAGCGGCACATATTGATAATTTTCACCTTGCTTCATCATTTGTAAAAAGCCCTTCACTACAGTAAGAGGATTTCGTACTTCGTGAGCAATCGATGCCGCCAACTCTCCGAGTGTATTCATTTTTTCGACACGTTCCATCTCTTGGCGCATCACAATTCGTTCCACAATTCGTTCATGCATTAAAACAGAAGCAGTCATACCTAGCATCTGAATGAGCGCAATAGGTACTAAATCATCAGCCAGGCCACCTTTCCAGGATTTTGTGTTCCACATGTAAAACAACACGGTTAGGGTAGCAGAGAAAGCAGACCAAAAACCCATTAACACACCTATGATGATTCTGTGGTTTGATGGATGTTCATAAAATCGCTTTACGAACATAAAAGAAAACAACACAGATAACACAATAATACCTATACCATATAAAACAAGAGGACCACCGATTGCAATGCGCATACATATGACCATTAAGAAGGCGATTGTTCCTGCTTTCGGGCCTCCATACAAAAAAGCTACAATGATAGGGACATATCGTAAATCCCAATGAAACCCGTGGCTTACAAATGGAAATAACATACATAAACAGGCCGCTACTCCTTGAAGTATACCGCCGAGTATCTTTGATTTCTTCAATGAGTGGTGTTCTATAAATAACCCATAAAAAAACATCGGTGCCATAATAATTAAAATATGTAACAGTAATTTCTCAGCCAGCATCATCTATCCCCTATCTATCTATATCCCTCTAATACTATAAATTTTTACAGATAAATGCAATGCTTATACTTCTTTTTACTCATACATTCGAGATATTCACACAAGCAATGTTTGTCCTTTGTCATACTCTATCATGAGGTGAAAGGAGGTTTATAATGAACCGACAACAATGTTATCATCTATGCTGTCAATATAATGGCAGAGTTGTACGTATTCAAGACAAATCTGGTAACTATCATATCGGAAGGATTAAAAAGGTTTCCGATGATTCCGTTTGGATTGAGCCTGTTCGACAACGATATAATCGTGGCTTTGGCTATATTCCATACGATGAAGAAGTATATGGGTACAATGAAGATCGCAATCGCTATGGTTACGAGAGAAGGGATTGCCGCGGAAGATGTGACGATGACTATTATGGCGGTGCGTATGCACTTGGGTTAGGATTTATTGTGGGTATCGCTTTAGCAGCTCTATTCTTCTTTTAATGTTTGTTATTCGAACCGCATCTCATACAAAGAAGGAGCCTCATACAAGGTTCCTTCTTACTTTTGACATCGAAACACACGGTGTCCAAGTACATGGCCATACATAGCTAAAATCTTTTCATGTTGCTCCCATATTTCATAGAGAGATGGAGAAATATTTGCGGAGATATCCCATTCTGGTGTCCACTCATATTGCGCTGTTGCCACTGTGTCTCTGTGTATCACGTC belongs to Ectobacillus sp. JY-23 and includes:
- a CDS encoding ATP-binding protein, coding for MLAEKLLLHILIIMAPMFFYGLFIEHHSLKKSKILGGILQGVAACLCMLFPFVSHGFHWDLRYVPIIVAFLYGGPKAGTIAFLMVICMRIAIGGPLVLYGIGIIVLSVLFSFMFVKRFYEHPSNHRIIIGVLMGFWSAFSATLTVLFYMWNTKSWKGGLADDLVPIALIQMLGMTASVLMHERIVERIVMRQEMERVEKMNTLGELAASIAHEVRNPLTVVKGFLQMMKQGENYQYVPLVLSEVERAEKIISDYLNFAKPQFQEKRRFCLDIVLNEVCILLEPLAMNKGISLQVKIGANPLLETDADQLKQALLNIIKNAIEATSSGGVVVATAAVKSGVEIRIVDTGKGMTTEQLKRIGTLFYTTKDQGTGLGTLVSLRIINTMNGTLMYKSQPGVGTEATITLPTV